A window of the Thalassospira sp. TSL5-1 genome harbors these coding sequences:
- the hflX gene encoding GTPase HflX, translating into MDAASVWRDAQSRLDEAVNLTGALDFDVSGAEIVSVAKPRPATLFGTGTVEKIGDWIRDEEADLVMVNGQLTPIQQRNLERAWKAKVIDRTGLILEIFANRAQTREGSLQVQLALLSYQRSRLVRTWTHLERQRGGRGFLAGPGERQIEIDRRLIGDKLAKLRRELEEVKRTRDLHRKARRRVPYPIVALVGYTNAGKSTLFNRLTKSDVFAEDMLFATLDPTMRGLELPSGRKVILSDTVGFVSDLPHDLVAAFRATLEEVLEADLIVHVRDASSPETDAQKQDVLEVLKELGLQQVIDGAELVEALNKVDLLDEEDRLAVLEQSSRQNNTIVVSALSGENCDSLLRLVEDRLTAEMPVFQVLVPYANGKALAGLYQQGEVLNRIEGNDGISIEIRLDETRLGRFEDWCQKNGLELYSV; encoded by the coding sequence ATGGACGCCGCTTCAGTTTGGCGTGACGCTCAGTCGCGTCTGGACGAAGCGGTAAATCTCACTGGTGCGCTTGATTTTGACGTATCCGGGGCAGAAATCGTCTCGGTGGCAAAGCCGCGCCCGGCCACGCTTTTCGGAACGGGAACCGTCGAAAAAATCGGCGACTGGATCCGTGACGAAGAAGCGGACCTTGTTATGGTCAATGGCCAGTTAACCCCGATTCAGCAACGTAACCTTGAACGTGCGTGGAAGGCCAAGGTTATTGACCGGACTGGCCTGATCCTCGAGATCTTCGCCAATCGTGCGCAAACCCGTGAAGGTAGCCTGCAGGTTCAGCTTGCGCTGTTAAGCTATCAGCGTTCGCGTCTGGTGCGTACATGGACGCACCTTGAGCGCCAGCGTGGGGGCCGTGGTTTTCTGGCCGGACCGGGTGAAAGACAGATCGAAATTGACCGTCGCCTGATCGGGGACAAGCTGGCAAAGTTGCGGCGTGAACTTGAAGAAGTGAAACGCACACGCGATTTGCACCGCAAGGCCCGCCGCCGTGTGCCTTATCCGATTGTGGCTTTGGTTGGTTATACCAATGCCGGGAAATCGACACTGTTTAACCGCTTAACCAAGTCCGACGTGTTTGCCGAGGACATGCTGTTTGCCACTCTTGATCCCACCATGCGCGGGTTGGAGCTGCCAAGCGGTCGCAAGGTCATCCTGTCTGATACGGTGGGGTTTGTTTCCGATTTGCCGCATGACTTGGTGGCTGCCTTTCGTGCAACACTTGAAGAAGTGCTGGAAGCGGACCTGATTGTTCATGTTCGCGATGCGTCCTCGCCTGAAACCGATGCACAAAAACAAGATGTGCTGGAAGTCCTTAAAGAACTTGGCTTGCAGCAGGTTATTGATGGTGCAGAACTGGTTGAAGCCTTAAACAAGGTTGATCTTCTGGATGAAGAAGACCGCCTTGCCGTGCTGGAACAAAGCAGCCGTCAAAATAACACCATTGTGGTTTCTGCTCTGAGCGGCGAAAACTGTGACAGCTTGCTGCGTTTGGTCGAAGACCGCCTGACCGCCGAAATGCCGGTATTTCAGGTTCTGGTGCCTTATGCCAATGGCAAGGCACTGGCCGGACTTTACCAGCAGGGCGAAGTTTTGAACCGTATCGAAGGCAATGACGGCATCAGTATCGAGATCCGTCTTGATGAGACACGTTTGGGTCGATTCGAGGACTGGTGCCAGAAAAACGGTTTGGAA
- the hfq gene encoding RNA chaperone Hfq, giving the protein MAEKSQNVQDVFLNYCRKNKTPVTVFLVNGVKLQGIITWFDNFSVLLRRDAHTQLVYKHAISTVMPTTPIKLFDPSQPATDEENS; this is encoded by the coding sequence ATGGCGGAAAAATCACAAAATGTTCAGGACGTATTCCTGAATTATTGCCGTAAAAACAAAACGCCGGTTACCGTATTTCTGGTCAACGGAGTCAAGCTTCAGGGGATTATTACCTGGTTTGACAACTTTTCTGTTTTGCTGCGGCGCGATGCCCATACACAGCTTGTTTACAAACATGCGATTTCGACGGTAATGCCGACGACGCCCATTAAATTGTTTGATCCAAGCCAGCCAGCCACGGACGAAGAAAATAGCTGA
- a CDS encoding HAD family hydrolase, protein MSKPELTRPDAVLFDWDNTLVDSWGPILVALNLTFDDYGLERWTMEEAHVRVARSMRDSFPALFGDDWEGAKDRFYNHFARIHLEKVEPLKGAHDLLLALKDAGIYTAIVSNKQGAFLRAEVAHLEWGHFFGKQIGATDAAQDKPAIDPVHMALGENAATQTGTLWFVGDSVVDIECARNAGAVAIIVGDEVTGGADAAETAAFCPDWHFRDCEELAGVVKHLGKAL, encoded by the coding sequence ATGTCAAAACCTGAACTTACGCGCCCGGATGCCGTCCTGTTTGATTGGGACAATACCCTTGTCGATAGTTGGGGGCCGATTCTTGTAGCGTTGAATTTGACATTTGATGATTACGGCCTGGAACGCTGGACAATGGAAGAAGCCCATGTCCGTGTTGCCCGCTCCATGCGCGACAGTTTTCCTGCTCTGTTCGGCGATGACTGGGAAGGTGCCAAGGACCGGTTTTATAACCATTTTGCACGCATTCACCTTGAAAAGGTTGAGCCCCTGAAGGGCGCGCATGACCTTTTGCTGGCTTTGAAGGATGCGGGCATTTACACGGCAATCGTCAGCAACAAACAGGGTGCGTTTTTGCGCGCCGAAGTTGCCCATCTGGAGTGGGGGCATTTTTTTGGCAAACAGATTGGGGCAACTGATGCGGCCCAGGATAAACCGGCAATTGACCCGGTTCACATGGCGCTGGGTGAAAATGCTGCAACGCAAACCGGGACTCTGTGGTTTGTCGGTGATAGCGTTGTTGATATTGAATGCGCACGCAATGCCGGGGCCGTTGCCATCATCGTTGGCGACGAAGTAACCGGTGGTGCTGATGCCGCTGAAACGGCGGCTTTTTGCCCTGATTGGCATTTCCGTGATTGCGAAGAGCTTGCAGGGGTTGTAAAACACTTGGGGAAAGCCTTATAG
- a CDS encoding D-amino-acid transaminase yields MSRIAYVNGRYVPHSEASVHVEDRGFQFADGVYEVVAVYKGQLIDEAGHLDRLERSLSELQIAMPMARAALSQVLRRMVRLNLVRDGLVYFQVTRGVAARDFPFPYAAMPTIVVTARSKSFPGRDVKPVAVITTRDQRWARRDIKTVGLLPAALAKQKAREAKAFEAWQVDEDGYVTEGASSNAWIVTKDNVIVTRQADHNILRGITRMALLEFARENGFRFEERPFTVEEAQNAREAFISSASTFVMPVWKIDHVAISNGEMGPVAQTLRNAYFDAMEKLADQAKQGR; encoded by the coding sequence ATGTCGCGCATCGCCTATGTGAATGGACGTTATGTTCCACATTCAGAAGCATCCGTTCATGTTGAAGACCGTGGTTTTCAGTTCGCAGATGGCGTTTATGAAGTGGTGGCGGTTTATAAAGGCCAGTTAATAGACGAGGCGGGGCATCTTGACCGGCTTGAACGGTCGCTTTCGGAATTGCAAATCGCCATGCCGATGGCACGGGCGGCCTTGTCGCAGGTTTTGCGCCGGATGGTGCGGTTAAATCTGGTACGCGACGGGCTGGTTTATTTTCAGGTCACGCGCGGCGTTGCTGCACGTGATTTTCCGTTTCCCTATGCTGCCATGCCCACGATTGTTGTCACCGCGCGCAGCAAAAGCTTTCCGGGGCGCGATGTGAAGCCGGTAGCGGTTATTACAACCCGCGATCAACGCTGGGCGCGGCGCGATATCAAAACGGTTGGCCTGTTGCCCGCAGCCCTTGCCAAACAAAAAGCCCGCGAGGCCAAGGCCTTTGAGGCATGGCAGGTTGATGAAGACGGATATGTCACCGAGGGGGCATCATCGAATGCCTGGATTGTGACAAAGGATAACGTCATCGTCACCCGACAGGCGGACCATAATATCCTGCGCGGGATTACGCGCATGGCCTTGCTTGAATTTGCCCGCGAAAATGGGTTTCGTTTTGAAGAACGCCCTTTCACCGTCGAAGAAGCGCAAAACGCACGCGAGGCCTTTATATCCAGTGCCTCAACCTTTGTGATGCCGGTTTGGAAAATCGATCATGTTGCCATTAGCAATGGCGAGATGGGGCCAGTCGCCCAAACCTTGCGCAATGCCTATTTCGATGCGATGGAAAAACTGGCTGACCAGGCAAAACAGGGACGCTGA